A window of the Amblyraja radiata isolate CabotCenter1 chromosome 5, sAmbRad1.1.pri, whole genome shotgun sequence genome harbors these coding sequences:
- the slc35d3 gene encoding solute carrier family 35 member D3: MPPCKGRTLGISVAVAHGVFSGSLNILLKILISRYDFIFLTLVQCLTSSTAALTLEVLRRLGKIDMPPFSLSLAKVFASVTLLSTLQSCLTLWSLRGLSLPMYIVFKRCLPLVTLIIGVCLLKNGVPSIGVSAAVLLTTCGAALAGAGDLTGEPIGYVTGVLAVLVHAAYLVVIQKTSGEHAHGPLTAQYTIAVTASPILLLCSFASMDVIHVWSYPGWQDPAVGCTFASCILIGCLMNFTTLHCTYINSAVTTSFVGVVKSIATITVGMLAFKEVEPTSLFIAGVVVNTVGSVTYCAAKYFDTRQQAKYDDLEELIKGDEVVETASPAGAAQEFELQGDAETEPRENGSESTEAPGHQRDQLTENYVGVWRLLRHLRVFKKDLSAQDPQ, translated from the exons ATGCCGCCCTGTAAAGGCCGGACTCTGGGGATCTCGGTGGCTGTTGCCCATGGAGTGTTTTCCGGATCTTTGAACATTCTGCTGAAAATTCTGATTTCTCGGTACGATTTTATCTTTTTGACTCTAGTCCAGTGTCTGACCAGCAGCACGGCCGCCCTGACCCTGGAGGTTCTCAGAAGACTGGGCAAGATAGATATGCCGCCTTTCAGCCTGAGCCTGGCCAAGGTCTTCGCTAGCGTCACGCTGCTCTCCACCCTGCAGTCTTGCTTGACACTGTGGTCACTCCGGGGACTCAGCCTCCCCATGTACATTGTCTTCAAGCGCTGCCTACCCCTCGTCACTCTCATCATCGGAGTTTGCCTTCTCAAGAATGGCGTTCCCTCCATCGGCGTCAGTGCAGCGGTCCTGCTCACTACCTGCGGAGCCGCGCTGGCAG GGGCCGGTGATCTCACGGGAGAGCCCATCGGCTACGTGACCGGGGtgttggcggtgctggttcacgcTGCCTACCTGGTGGTGATACAGAAGACTAGCGGTGAGCACGCCCACGGGCCCCTGACCGCCCAGTACACCATCGCCGTCACCGCCTCGCCCATCCTGCTACTATGCAGCTTCGCCAGCATGGATGTCATCCACGTCTGGTCGTACCCGGGCTGGCAGGATCCTGCGGTCGGCTGCACCTTCGCCTCTTGCATCCTGATCGGCTGCCTGATGAACTTCACCACCCTGCACTGCACCTACATCAACTCGGCCGTCACCACCAGCTTCGTCGGCGTGGTGAAGAGCATCGCCACCATCACGGTGGGCATGCTGGCTTTCAAAGAGGTGGAGCCCACCTCCCTGTTCATCGCCGGCGTGGTGGTCAACACGGTGGGCTCCGTCACCTACTGCGCGGCCAAATACTTCGACACCAGGCAGCAGGCCAAGTACGACGACTTGGAAGAACTGATCAAAGGGGACGAGGTGGTAGAGACAGCATCTCCCGCAGGGGCCGCCCAGGAGTTTGAACTTCAGGGAGATGCCGAGACAGAGCCCAGGGAGAATGGGAGCGAGTCCACAGAAGCGCCGGGACACCAGCGCGACCAGCTGACGGAAAACTACGTCGGCGTCTGGAGGTTATTAAGACATTTACGGGTATTCAAAAAGGACCTTTCAGCTCAGGATCCCCAGTAA